In a genomic window of Melopsittacus undulatus isolate bMelUnd1 chromosome 1, bMelUnd1.mat.Z, whole genome shotgun sequence:
- the SMIM13 gene encoding small integral membrane protein 13, giving the protein MWQSIGLTLLVIVATLACVLLFMLCGWYVVWQLFLSKFKFLRELIGDTGSQQGDNEPSETEADQETPPSPLRSRQKSARQRRAPMEDTT; this is encoded by the exons ATGTGGCAGAGCATAGGGCTGACCTTGCTGGTGATCGTGGCCACCCTGGCCTGCGTGCTGCTCTTCATGCTGTGCG gCTGGTACGTTGTCTGGCAATTGTTTTTGTCCAAATTCAAATTCCTGAGAGAATTAATAGGTGATACGGGGTCTCAGCAGGGAGACAACGAGCcttcagagactgaagctgACCAGGAGACTCCACCTTCACCTCTGAGAAGCAGACAGAAGTCTGCTCGGCAACGAAGGGCACCTATGGAAGACACAACCTAA